The Anaerolineales bacterium region CATTCGAAATCGTTCTCGTGGCCGGGCATCAACGTCCAATGTAGATGTACGTTCACGGGTTCGCCGGTCAACGAGTAATTAATACCCTCGCGTTCGTAATATGTTTTGCCCTCCCACATATCCACTAGTTCGTTCTTGAAGTGCGCGCCCATCTCATCGCGGAAAACCTTTCCGAGATTTGCCAACAGCGATTCCTTATCTTTGGCTTCGAAGAGGCTGAGCGTTTTGCGGTTCACCTCCAGCACGCGGATCATATCCATGAAACGGCGCACAGCCTCAGGATCCGAATTGAGATGCGATTTTAGATCCGTAACCCCGTTGGCGCGCAGCGAGTCGAATTCCCGTTTGATCGCCGAATAATCCTCCTCCCATAACGAGATCGGCGCGTGCTCGAACAAATTATGGAAACGTGCCTCGGCTTTTTTCAACGCGGTGATGTTTTCGATGGACACCAACACGCATTCCCAAGTGGATTCACACTCGGGCAAAATGCGCCAGTGCAGGCGGATGTGAAGCGCTTCGCCGTCCAGCCGATAGTTGATGCCGTCGCCCGCCCAACTGACCTCGCCGTTCCACAACGCCAACAGTTCCGCGTGCCAGTGCGCGCGCATTTCATCACGGAAAATTTTATCGAGACTCGAAAGCAATTCCTTCTCGGACTTTGCGCCGAACAGGTTCAGCGTTTCGCGGTTGACATGCGTTACTTTGATCAAACGTAAAGTTTTATCAATTTCTTCCGGATGGTCATTGAGAAAACGATCCAAATCCGTAACCCCGCTCTTCCGCCACTCATCGAATATTTTCTTTATCCCGCTGTAATCCTCCTCCCATAACGAGATCGGAGCGTACTCGAAAAGACTTTCGAAATGATCCCCAGCCGTTGGCTTTGGCATGGCGTATCTCTCCTTTGTTGTTCCGATTATACAGCCGACCGCGAATCGCTTGTCTACAATTCTGAAAGAAGATATGATTTTGGGATGGGCTTTTTACTCTTGGAAGGCGGAGCGGA contains the following coding sequences:
- a CDS encoding GGDEF domain-containing protein; amino-acid sequence: MPKPTAGDHFESLFEYAPISLWEEDYSGIKKIFDEWRKSGVTDLDRFLNDHPEEIDKTLRLIKVTHVNRETLNLFGAKSEKELLSSLDKIFRDEMRAHWHAELLALWNGEVSWAGDGINYRLDGEALHIRLHWRILPECESTWECVLVSIENITALKKAEARFHNLFEHAPISLWEEDYSAIKREFDSLRANGVTDLKSHLNSDPEAVRRFMDMIRVLEVNRKTLSLFEAKDKESLLANLGKVFRDEMGAHFKNELVDMWEGKTYYEREGINYSLTGEPVNVHLHWTLMPGHENDFEWVLVALQDVTARKKAEDYLRYLGTHDVMTGLYNRAFFEETLQDLEANRKDPVSFIIVDLNGLKTANDTLGHHAGDKLIRRAAEVLKASIENGSLAARIGGDEFILIMPNADEQKAKEMVERVESLVVMNNKYYREPELSVSIGDSTSAPGFSLLKFISLADDAMYQSKGLFHRRRRGDV